A single window of Thalassomonas viridans DNA harbors:
- the nirK gene encoding copper-containing nitrite reductase translates to MKYFSPVILSVLFATLSTAAVATGHQAPAIQGEEEAVLTYAPNVPPAITRKHATKVIVRLETNEVVKKLADDVEYTFWTFGGEVPGKFIRVREGDLVEFHLSNHPDSKMPHNIDLHAVTGPGGGATSSFTVPGHTSTFSFQALNPGLYVYHCATAPVGMHIANGMYGLILVEPVEGLPAVDREYYVMQSEFYTQGEYGAPGLQPFSMDKALSETPDYVVFNGSVGAMAEDKAITANTGETVRLYVGNGGPNLVSSFHVIGEIFDNVFTEGGTAINHNVQTTLVPAGGSAIVDMKLEVPGTFIIVDHSIFRAFNKGALGMLKVKGEENLLVYSGKQSDAVYLPEGGAIQQVGGLAPGPRIAQNTEERIHFGERIYKQNCLACHQEAGQGVENAFPPLAQSDYLNASIRKSIEAVKNGLTGKIKVNGKTYNGVMPALGLSNEDIANVLTYIYHSWGNNKSVVKPSDVAAVKKKDH, encoded by the coding sequence GTGAAATATTTCAGCCCGGTAATCCTCAGTGTCCTGTTCGCGACACTAAGCACTGCCGCCGTTGCCACCGGCCATCAGGCCCCGGCAATCCAAGGCGAAGAAGAAGCCGTATTAACCTATGCCCCCAATGTTCCCCCCGCCATTACCCGCAAGCATGCCACTAAGGTAATTGTCAGGCTGGAAACCAACGAAGTGGTGAAAAAACTTGCCGATGACGTCGAATATACCTTCTGGACCTTTGGCGGCGAAGTGCCGGGAAAATTTATTCGGGTACGCGAAGGCGACCTGGTGGAATTCCATCTGAGCAACCACCCCGACAGTAAAATGCCGCACAATATAGACTTACATGCCGTCACCGGCCCCGGCGGCGGTGCCACCTCTTCCTTTACCGTACCGGGACATACTTCTACCTTTTCCTTCCAGGCCCTGAATCCGGGATTATATGTCTATCACTGCGCCACGGCCCCGGTAGGCATGCATATCGCCAACGGCATGTACGGTTTGATTTTGGTGGAACCGGTCGAAGGCTTGCCGGCCGTCGACAGGGAATATTACGTGATGCAAAGCGAATTCTATACCCAGGGGGAATACGGCGCTCCCGGCCTGCAGCCTTTCAGCATGGACAAGGCCTTAAGCGAAACCCCCGACTATGTGGTGTTTAACGGCTCGGTCGGCGCCATGGCAGAAGATAAGGCCATTACCGCCAATACCGGCGAAACCGTGCGCCTGTATGTGGGCAACGGCGGGCCGAACCTGGTGTCTTCCTTCCATGTTATCGGGGAAATTTTTGACAACGTCTTCACCGAAGGCGGCACAGCCATTAACCATAATGTGCAAACCACCCTGGTGCCCGCCGGCGGCTCGGCGATAGTGGATATGAAACTTGAAGTGCCCGGCACCTTTATTATCGTCGATCACTCCATTTTTCGGGCCTTTAACAAAGGGGCGCTGGGCATGCTGAAAGTCAAGGGGGAAGAAAACCTGCTGGTATATTCAGGCAAGCAGTCCGATGCCGTATACCTGCCTGAAGGCGGGGCTATCCAGCAAGTGGGCGGCCTGGCCCCCGGCCCGAGGATTGCCCAAAATACCGAGGAGCGCATCCATTTTGGCGAACGCATTTATAAACAAAACTGCCTGGCCTGCCACCAGGAAGCCGGCCAGGGCGTTGAAAATGCCTTCCCGCCGCTGGCGCAGTCGGATTATCTCAATGCCAGCATACGAAAAAGCATTGAAGCAGTGAAAAACGGCCTGACAGGCAAGATCAAAGTCAACGGCAAAACCTATAATGGCGTCATGCCGGCACTGGGCTTAAGTAACGAGGATATTGCCAATGTCCTGACCTATATCTACCACTCATGGGGCAATAACAAGAGTGTGGTTAAGCCCTCGGATGTGGCAGCAGTGAAGAAAAAAGATCATTAA
- a CDS encoding efflux RND transporter permease subunit, translated as MNALNNKPGKYAPLILSLATVLTLLGLIAGFSLPNALLPRIDRPEIVLYTNWPGKGAQEIEQTLIAPLERELSGLANLITTTSQIADGGAITSLSFHASADMQQLYMETLSRVNQVPGWPPQVARPFVVNNAAGAGATLATAMLYGTTPKTEEQLINAFKMYVEPKLAKIRGVSAVDISNNPAEQRIDIEFDPEKLSRYSLTIDQVTNILSDMIDRSGDTLSLGTRDYGLLFKGQIPVPELARLPVFVHNSHIIRLGELASIEKRLVSEWNFASIFGHRAMYFMLNPTADVNALEALAAIKQAVAELNNGPLKNLAMSVSLSRDDSKDIKSALTRVYGSLLAGILLACGVLFYYLRNWRMVSLVFVSIPVCLSLVMLAMSVAGYSLNVISLAGMALSVGLLLDAAIIVVENILRLKRSGLPLNSAITRGAGEIKGAIISSTISSIIIFLPILMMQSSESQLFEDLAFTISSALTASALVALVVIPTLARYFLTGKTQQAEQSGEQTAKTGDDSWSKRLTVTARKKPLTWLTLFVGLPFALIYTYLAMPELDVLPDPKQRAVNAFISLNEAMNAKAVAKNIAQPVFDRIKAREKLDSTPEYQVYGMFCSEQGCLLYFYPSPGWDYASFKSWLETDILNDLPGSQIFIQQGRLLRFAMPDSRSTLLDIKGDTLANLQQAGRALQNRLKEKFPQANIREASPLYNRAARIEFTPKQDQLIYFGLSQSDLNRQLVALTDGIYLGRFYAEGDTLPFYFKAKEAGHLDQLLRTEIFIAGHGYQPLHQLVSAEMVLAPESLSRINRQSSVTLDLQPPENMPVGPFIEQVKQEVDAFLLTSANKQLFVGYRGSADRLNAFLQEFGQMFILSLVILTILMYLTLKSWSLAFAVIASMPLAIAGGMLNLQLLNIFTRQNLDVITMIGFIILMGLVINNAILLAGQYDKALKRGLKQQLAILEAVRLRKRPIYMSTCTTIFGMLPLMLSPGEGAEIYRGLAAVIIGGMTASALFTLSFVAALLSLPVFASSGKHRKNTGEIITANAA; from the coding sequence ATGAATGCCCTGAATAATAAACCCGGCAAATACGCCCCGCTGATCTTAAGTTTGGCAACGGTATTGACCTTGCTGGGCCTGATTGCAGGTTTTTCCCTGCCCAATGCCCTGTTGCCGCGCATAGACCGCCCGGAGATAGTGCTTTATACCAACTGGCCCGGCAAAGGGGCGCAGGAAATCGAGCAGACCCTGATCGCCCCGCTGGAGCGGGAACTGTCGGGACTTGCCAATTTGATCACTACCACCAGCCAGATAGCTGACGGCGGCGCAATCACCAGCTTAAGCTTCCATGCCAGTGCCGACATGCAGCAACTTTATATGGAAACCCTGTCGCGGGTAAACCAGGTGCCCGGCTGGCCGCCCCAGGTTGCCAGGCCGTTTGTGGTCAACAATGCCGCAGGCGCAGGCGCCACCCTGGCCACGGCCATGCTCTATGGCACCACGCCAAAAACAGAGGAGCAGCTGATCAATGCCTTTAAGATGTATGTCGAACCTAAGCTGGCTAAAATCCGGGGCGTTTCGGCAGTTGACATCAGCAACAATCCCGCCGAGCAGAGGATAGATATCGAATTTGATCCGGAAAAACTCAGCCGCTATTCCCTGACCATAGATCAGGTCACGAATATTCTCAGCGATATGATCGACAGATCCGGCGATACCTTAAGCCTGGGGACACGGGATTACGGCTTGCTGTTTAAGGGGCAGATCCCGGTGCCGGAGCTGGCCCGGCTGCCGGTGTTTGTCCATAACAGCCACATTATCCGCCTGGGAGAGCTGGCCAGCATAGAAAAGCGCCTGGTGAGCGAGTGGAATTTCGCCTCAATATTTGGCCACAGGGCCATGTATTTTATGTTAAATCCTACCGCCGACGTCAATGCCCTGGAGGCCCTGGCGGCAATCAAGCAGGCCGTAGCCGAGCTCAACAATGGACCGCTAAAAAACCTCGCCATGTCGGTATCCCTCAGCCGGGACGACTCAAAAGATATCAAAAGCGCCTTAACGCGTGTCTACGGCAGTTTACTGGCAGGCATACTGCTCGCCTGTGGCGTGCTGTTTTACTATCTGCGCAACTGGCGCATGGTTTCCCTGGTTTTTGTCAGCATCCCGGTATGTTTGTCCCTGGTTATGCTGGCCATGTCTGTGGCAGGTTACAGTCTGAATGTGATTTCCCTGGCGGGCATGGCCCTGTCGGTGGGTTTATTGCTCGATGCCGCCATTATCGTGGTGGAAAACATATTGCGCCTTAAGCGCAGCGGCCTGCCCCTTAATAGCGCCATCACCCGGGGAGCAGGAGAAATCAAGGGAGCCATCATCTCTTCCACCATTTCCAGTATCATTATTTTTCTGCCCATCTTGATGATGCAATCGAGTGAAAGCCAGTTGTTCGAAGATCTCGCCTTCACCATTTCCAGCGCCTTAACCGCTTCGGCACTGGTGGCCCTGGTAGTTATTCCCACCCTGGCCCGTTATTTCCTCACCGGCAAAACACAGCAAGCAGAACAATCCGGGGAGCAAACAGCAAAAACCGGGGATGACAGCTGGAGCAAGCGCCTCACGGTTACGGCAAGGAAAAAGCCGCTGACCTGGCTAACCCTGTTTGTCGGTTTACCCTTTGCCCTGATCTACACTTACCTGGCCATGCCCGAACTGGATGTGCTGCCCGACCCAAAGCAACGGGCGGTCAATGCCTTTATATCCCTTAACGAGGCCATGAATGCCAAGGCGGTAGCCAAAAACATAGCCCAGCCGGTGTTTGACCGTATTAAGGCCCGGGAAAAACTCGACTCCACTCCCGAGTACCAGGTCTACGGCATGTTTTGCTCCGAACAGGGCTGCCTGCTGTATTTTTATCCTTCTCCCGGCTGGGATTACGCCAGTTTCAAATCCTGGCTCGAAACCGATATCCTCAATGACCTGCCCGGCAGCCAAATCTTTATTCAGCAGGGACGGTTGCTGAGGTTTGCCATGCCCGACAGCCGCTCAACCCTGCTTGACATCAAAGGCGATACTTTGGCAAACCTGCAGCAGGCGGGACGTGCTTTACAAAACAGGTTGAAAGAAAAATTTCCGCAGGCCAATATCCGTGAAGCCTCCCCTTTATACAACCGGGCGGCGCGGATCGAATTTACCCCCAAACAGGATCAGCTGATCTATTTCGGTTTATCCCAGTCAGACCTGAACCGCCAACTGGTCGCCCTTACCGACGGCATATACCTGGGACGCTTTTATGCCGAAGGCGATACCCTGCCGTTTTATTTTAAGGCCAAAGAAGCCGGACACCTGGATCAACTGCTGAGAACAGAAATCTTTATCGCCGGACACGGTTATCAACCGCTGCATCAGCTGGTGAGTGCAGAAATGGTGCTGGCGCCGGAATCCCTCAGCCGCATCAACCGCCAGTCCAGTGTAACCCTCGACCTGCAACCGCCGGAGAATATGCCGGTGGGACCTTTTATCGAACAGGTTAAACAGGAGGTGGACGCTTTTCTGCTAACCAGTGCCAATAAACAGTTGTTTGTCGGCTATCGCGGCAGTGCCGACCGCCTCAATGCCTTTTTGCAGGAGTTCGGCCAGATGTTTATTTTATCTTTAGTGATCTTAACGATATTGATGTACCTGACCCTGAAATCCTGGTCACTGGCCTTTGCGGTGATCGCCTCTATGCCGCTGGCCATCGCCGGTGGCATGTTAAACCTGCAGCTGCTCAATATCTTTACCAGGCAAAACCTGGATGTTATCACTATGATAGGTTTTATTATCCTGATGGGACTGGTGATCAATAATGCCATCTTACTGGCGGGACAGTACGATAAAGCGCTCAAGCGTGGCCTGAAGCAGCAACTGGCGATACTCGAAGCGGTAAGGCTGCGCAAAAGGCCGATTTATATGAGTACCTGCACCACTATCTTCGGCATGTTGCCCTTAATGTTAAGTCCGGGGGAAGGTGCAGAAATCTACCGGGGGCTGGCGGCGGTGATCATCGGCGGTATGACGGCAAGTGCCCTGTTTACCCTGAGTTTTGTTGCGGCATTATTGTCTTTGCCTGTATTTGCCAGTTCTGGTAAGCATCGTAAAAATACCGGAGAGATAATCACAGCAAACGCGGCTTAA
- a CDS encoding winged helix-turn-helix domain-containing protein: MKNNEEPYQTGERLQIGEALLDIDKSLLEINGNRIKLEPLPLAFLCFLSEHQGQVVSREQLLAKVWDNRVVSDDSIRKVVKKLREAFGDDAKAPSYIKTVPMKGYVLVASVKKPETPVAVKPAAGQKYLLVAGILVCVLLLGLMLFPQTQDNAAPDKHTVREPEITRLTQLSGSEIPGSYHPDLQTLVFAFRNNNTAPWQLYSRNIPTGQVNRLTWGPGNYEYPVFSPDGKKISYLLLQPDEYVYQSVIADFDPVKGLSNAEIFSATYKNKEILSWSADGKALYLAGNVPDVFPKEIYRFDLGQQSLQQLTFPNLTGFGDYYAKESPDGKLLAVFRNVADRSFSMFILDLAQQKLLVEKPLTFYPSALVWQDNQRLAISSFKGDFYYYSLNDDRLTEQPGSHPGLNDVFYTCGERCFYMRQHLMDYTDIREVPNPFLPQPDFSTRHLESVKADFNPIYSQDDDTWYYTSKDKEKGQLLRQQPGQAPEVLHTYNPRYIMTSLSLNKQGNRLLGKIENRIFVFDLVSNKLKFISSAMEIVNHPTWKRDGSGIYFMRYEKNRPGLFGYDLDTDILTPLEQGIVRRVELADNRTFILDEKDDLYQELADGSRRFILRLPFVEANCWQFSGEYVYFSSRQGADIYLNRLHLGDNNRESRVLAKSSSQLEFHLHPDGRRLLLTQSLLADSNLVKVVWPKLE, encoded by the coding sequence ATGAAGAATAATGAAGAACCTTATCAAACCGGTGAACGCTTGCAAATAGGGGAAGCACTGCTGGATATCGATAAATCTTTGCTAGAAATTAACGGCAACCGCATCAAACTCGAACCCTTGCCTTTGGCATTTTTATGCTTTTTAAGCGAGCACCAGGGGCAGGTGGTCAGCCGTGAACAATTGCTGGCTAAGGTCTGGGATAACCGGGTGGTGTCGGATGATTCTATCCGCAAGGTGGTAAAAAAATTGCGGGAAGCCTTCGGCGATGATGCCAAAGCCCCAAGTTACATTAAAACGGTGCCGATGAAGGGTTATGTCCTGGTGGCAAGCGTGAAAAAACCGGAGACGCCTGTTGCGGTGAAACCCGCAGCGGGACAAAAGTATCTGCTTGTTGCGGGTATACTGGTATGCGTACTGCTTTTGGGGTTGATGCTTTTCCCACAGACTCAGGATAATGCAGCGCCAGACAAGCATACGGTCCGGGAGCCCGAGATCACCCGGTTAACGCAATTATCCGGCTCAGAAATTCCCGGCAGTTATCACCCGGACTTGCAAACCTTAGTGTTTGCTTTTAGAAATAACAATACCGCGCCCTGGCAGCTTTATAGCCGTAATATCCCCACCGGCCAGGTGAACCGGCTGACCTGGGGGCCGGGTAATTATGAATACCCGGTATTTTCACCTGACGGTAAAAAAATCTCCTATCTGCTGCTGCAACCGGACGAATACGTTTATCAGTCGGTTATCGCCGATTTTGATCCGGTAAAGGGGCTTTCGAATGCCGAGATTTTCTCGGCAACATATAAAAACAAAGAAATTTTATCCTGGTCAGCCGACGGCAAGGCGTTATATCTTGCCGGCAATGTGCCGGATGTTTTCCCCAAAGAAATCTACAGGTTTGATCTCGGGCAGCAAAGCCTGCAGCAGCTGACTTTTCCCAACCTGACGGGGTTTGGCGACTATTATGCTAAAGAGTCGCCGGACGGTAAATTATTGGCGGTGTTTAGGAATGTTGCCGATCGCAGTTTTTCCATGTTTATTCTGGATTTAGCGCAGCAAAAATTGCTGGTGGAAAAGCCCCTGACTTTTTACCCGTCGGCGCTGGTGTGGCAGGACAACCAGAGGCTGGCGATATCGAGCTTTAAGGGGGATTTTTATTATTATTCTCTCAACGATGACCGCTTAACCGAACAGCCGGGATCGCATCCGGGGTTAAACGACGTTTTTTATACCTGCGGCGAGCGCTGTTTTTATATGCGCCAGCATCTGATGGATTATACCGATATCCGGGAAGTGCCCAATCCTTTCCTGCCGCAGCCCGATTTTAGCACCCGGCACCTGGAGTCTGTAAAGGCCGATTTTAATCCTATTTACAGCCAGGACGACGACACCTGGTACTACACCAGCAAAGACAAGGAAAAAGGGCAGCTGCTGCGGCAACAACCCGGGCAGGCGCCTGAGGTTTTACACACTTATAACCCCAGGTATATTATGACCAGTCTCAGCCTGAACAAGCAGGGTAACCGGTTGTTGGGGAAAATCGAAAACCGGATTTTTGTTTTTGATCTTGTCAGTAACAAGCTGAAATTTATCAGCAGCGCCATGGAAATTGTCAATCATCCCACCTGGAAGCGGGACGGTTCGGGCATTTATTTTATGCGTTATGAGAAAAACCGTCCCGGGCTGTTCGGTTATGATCTGGATACCGATATCTTAACCCCGCTGGAGCAGGGGATTGTCCGCCGGGTAGAGCTGGCAGATAACCGTACTTTTATCCTGGATGAAAAAGACGATTTATACCAGGAGCTTGCAGATGGCAGCCGGCGTTTTATTCTCCGCCTGCCTTTTGTGGAGGCTAACTGCTGGCAGTTTTCCGGGGAGTATGTATATTTCAGCTCCCGTCAGGGGGCCGACATTTACCTGAACCGGCTGCATCTGGGCGATAACAACAGGGAAAGCCGGGTACTGGCCAAAAGCAGCAGCCAGCTGGAATTTCACCTGCACCCGGATGGCCGGCGTTTATTGCTGACACAGTCATTGCTGGCGGACAGCAATTTGGTTAAAGTGGTCTGGCCTAAATTGGAATAA
- a CDS encoding efflux RND transporter periplasmic adaptor subunit — MIKETLSRVMFLPGNQSESGHGKSTRKNKVPKITVFALSALGLLTGYQTLAMSLVETAEVKLWQNGANHSLHCKVQTSHLIQLSSLSRAKLNWVLPAGSRVEQGQLIARQDGYFLEREIEQLEIDLASASAEFAYADKEFRRLDALEKQLVSPSTLNELQRRLELARLSKAGLANQLKEANYRYRQLEHFAPQNGQLLALQAQPGQYLNVGDNITRLQPAANKELVCELPLSRFRENQSLEQVAFSLSPGHELTLLRTSDSVDSTSQTLTLYLKGEDEIQEHLLPGERLQVNVSYRHADLSLLPLDALELTREGTFAWYLEPNNKVKKTPVKVVASQKDYFVVKSVLQNGDRVVTLGKQGLAEAQQVQVNTNGSRESE; from the coding sequence ATGATCAAAGAAACTTTATCCCGGGTTATGTTTTTACCCGGCAACCAAAGTGAATCCGGACACGGAAAAAGCACCCGCAAAAATAAGGTCCCCAAAATCACCGTTTTTGCTTTATCCGCGCTTGGCCTGCTTACGGGTTACCAGACCCTTGCCATGTCCCTGGTAGAAACCGCCGAGGTCAAATTATGGCAAAACGGCGCCAATCACAGCCTGCATTGTAAGGTACAGACATCCCACCTGATCCAGCTTTCCAGTTTGAGCCGGGCAAAGCTTAACTGGGTCTTGCCTGCCGGCAGCCGGGTAGAACAAGGACAGTTAATCGCCAGACAAGACGGCTATTTTCTCGAACGGGAAATTGAGCAACTTGAAATTGACCTGGCCAGCGCGTCGGCAGAATTTGCCTATGCCGACAAAGAGTTCCGCCGCCTTGATGCCCTGGAAAAACAGCTGGTTTCCCCTTCAACCTTAAACGAATTGCAGCGCCGGCTGGAACTGGCCAGACTGAGCAAAGCCGGATTGGCCAACCAGCTCAAAGAAGCCAATTACCGCTACCGGCAGCTGGAACATTTTGCCCCGCAAAACGGCCAGTTGCTGGCGTTACAGGCCCAGCCCGGCCAGTACCTCAATGTCGGCGACAATATTACCCGGCTACAACCTGCCGCCAATAAAGAGCTGGTATGCGAACTGCCCCTGAGCCGCTTTCGCGAAAACCAGAGCCTGGAGCAGGTGGCATTCTCCCTGTCACCGGGGCATGAACTAACCCTGCTCAGAACCAGCGATTCGGTGGATAGTACCAGCCAGACCTTAACCTTATATCTTAAAGGCGAGGATGAAATACAGGAACACCTGTTACCCGGCGAGCGGCTGCAGGTCAACGTCAGCTACCGGCATGCGGATTTGTCCCTGCTGCCGCTGGATGCACTGGAATTAACCCGCGAAGGCACTTTTGCTTGGTACCTGGAGCCGAACAACAAGGTGAAAAAAACCCCGGTAAAAGTCGTCGCCAGCCAAAAGGACTATTTCGTGGTGAAATCCGTCCTGCAAAACGGTGACCGGGTAGTAACCCTGGGTAAACAGGGTCTGGCAGAAGCGCAGCAGGTCCAGGTAAACACTAACGGCAGCCGGGAGAGTGAATAA
- a CDS encoding CbbQ/NirQ/NorQ/GpvN family protein produces MTISNNAATMKITKEQALYYQPQANEVSLFEHAYRHELPVLIKGPTGCGKTRFIAHMAEKLNKPLYTVSCHDDLTAADLVGRHLIGPQGTYWQDGPLTRAVREGGICYLDEIVEARKDTTVVLHPLADDRRVLPLERTGELITAAPGFMLVVSYNPGYQNLLKGMKPSTRQRFVALRFEYPSSEVEEKILIEEAGADPHLANKLVELAQALRRLEQNDLDEAASTRLLIYAAKMISSGMHPLDVCRSCLAEPLSDDPQTVSALMDVARIYFDQ; encoded by the coding sequence ATGACTATAAGCAATAATGCGGCAACGATGAAGATAACCAAAGAGCAAGCACTTTACTACCAGCCCCAGGCCAATGAGGTTTCCTTATTTGAGCATGCCTACCGGCATGAGCTGCCGGTCTTGATCAAGGGGCCTACGGGTTGCGGTAAAACCCGTTTTATCGCCCACATGGCTGAAAAACTCAATAAACCCTTGTATACGGTTTCCTGCCATGATGATTTAACGGCAGCGGATCTGGTGGGCAGGCATTTGATCGGTCCGCAGGGCACCTACTGGCAGGACGGCCCGTTAACCCGGGCGGTTAGGGAAGGGGGGATTTGTTATCTGGATGAAATTGTCGAAGCCCGTAAAGACACGACCGTGGTGCTTCATCCGCTTGCGGATGACAGACGGGTACTGCCGTTGGAACGTACCGGGGAGTTGATTACCGCTGCCCCGGGCTTTATGTTGGTGGTGTCTTATAATCCGGGTTACCAGAACCTGTTAAAAGGCATGAAGCCCAGTACCCGGCAAAGGTTTGTCGCGCTAAGGTTTGAATATCCCAGCAGCGAGGTTGAAGAAAAAATCCTGATCGAGGAAGCCGGCGCTGATCCTCATTTAGCTAATAAACTGGTTGAGTTGGCCCAGGCCCTGCGCCGCCTTGAACAAAATGACCTGGATGAAGCGGCTTCTACCCGGTTGCTGATTTATGCCGCGAAAATGATTTCCAGCGGCATGCATCCCCTGGACGTATGCCGCTCTTGTCTGGCGGAGCCTTTATCCGACGATCCGCAAACCGTGTCTGCCCTGATGGATGTGGCCAGGATTTATTTTGACCAGTAA
- a CDS encoding SCO family protein, with product MIKYYLFIPLLLSLCYFSPQAGAQDDWPEMSLFHLPGDWRNHHNQKIRLAAFAGKPVLAAMVYTSCQHACPMITAKMTSIRKRIPLPLHDEITCLLISLDPGRDTPDALLAYKNKRKLDHNWSLITADQTSVRQLAAVLGVNYKEMPNGDFSHANIISLIDANGVVISQLDGLNKDVTQISKQLTGLLPDSG from the coding sequence ATGATTAAATACTATCTGTTCATACCTTTATTACTGAGTCTGTGTTATTTTTCACCGCAGGCAGGCGCACAGGACGACTGGCCCGAGATGTCCCTTTTTCATCTGCCGGGAGACTGGCGCAACCATCACAACCAAAAAATCCGCCTGGCCGCTTTTGCCGGCAAACCTGTGCTGGCAGCCATGGTCTACACCAGCTGCCAGCACGCCTGCCCGATGATCACTGCCAAAATGACCAGCATACGCAAAAGAATTCCGCTCCCCCTGCACGATGAAATCACCTGCCTGCTGATTTCACTGGATCCCGGACGGGATACGCCAGACGCCTTACTGGCCTATAAAAACAAAAGGAAGCTCGACCATAACTGGTCCCTTATTACCGCCGACCAAACCAGCGTGCGTCAGCTGGCGGCCGTGCTGGGCGTCAATTACAAAGAAATGCCCAACGGGGACTTTTCCCATGCCAATATCATCAGTTTAATCGATGCAAACGGGGTCGTTATCAGCCAACTTGACGGCCTGAACAAAGATGTCACTCAAATAAGCAAACAACTTACCGGCCTGCTGCCTGACTCAGGTTAG
- a CDS encoding formylglycine-generating enzyme family protein, whose product MRHLATVCLSLITALPAAAALPQGMVKISGGPFSPFFDRDKDGNKISILVEDFYLDQAPVTNGDYLSFIRQNPQWSKTRIKRIFAEKTYLKHWPADFAFKPGEANKPVRHVSWFAASAYCQALNKQLPTIMQWEYAAIADEKRPNAMGQPGYRQQILDWYSKPSTGELADVKQGHKNYWSVYDLHGLLWEWNLDYNTALVTGESRENASLNRNMFCGSGALGAKDKLDYGAFMRFGFRSALKGNYTVGNLGFRCAQSAGKSND is encoded by the coding sequence ATGAGACACCTGGCAACTGTGTGCCTGTCACTGATAACGGCCCTGCCCGCGGCGGCGGCTTTACCCCAGGGCATGGTGAAAATCTCCGGCGGGCCTTTTTCCCCTTTTTTTGACCGGGACAAAGACGGCAACAAGATTTCCATCCTGGTCGAGGACTTTTACCTGGATCAGGCGCCGGTCACCAACGGCGATTATCTCAGCTTTATTCGGCAAAATCCCCAATGGAGCAAAACACGCATCAAACGCATTTTTGCTGAAAAGACCTATTTAAAGCACTGGCCTGCTGACTTTGCCTTTAAGCCCGGCGAAGCCAATAAACCGGTGCGTCATGTCTCCTGGTTCGCCGCATCGGCCTACTGCCAGGCACTCAATAAACAGCTGCCGACCATCATGCAATGGGAATATGCGGCCATCGCCGATGAAAAACGCCCCAATGCCATGGGCCAGCCGGGCTACCGCCAGCAAATACTCGACTGGTACAGTAAGCCCAGCACAGGGGAACTGGCCGACGTCAAACAGGGTCATAAAAACTACTGGTCGGTTTATGATCTGCACGGCTTGTTGTGGGAATGGAACCTGGATTATAACACGGCCCTGGTCACCGGCGAGTCCAGGGAAAACGCCAGCCTGAACCGCAATATGTTTTGCGGCAGCGGCGCCCTGGGCGCAAAGGACAAATTAGATTATGGCGCCTTTATGCGCTTTGGTTTTCGCAGCGCCTTAAAAGGCAATTATACCGTAGGTAACCTGGGCTTTCGCTGTGCCCAAAGTGCGGGGAAAAGCAATGATTAA
- a CDS encoding substrate-binding periplasmic protein has translation MKKRLLPAQLFKSAIIKLLILWCRVLAASFALTTHAAAAAEGEPHQKGAKGKNSIVIVTGQFSPLIDESRADKGHISRLVTDIFAQAGITTEFLFVPWGRALRMVELGQEAAVMYYDKNEQRAESFTFSDPMLWDNWVLFHLKERNIHWQRLEDLSVYKIGATISYTYTQEFYHLADENVLSVSWHPYDMQGWKMLLAGRLDIFANTESAWYYVKQEFPPQTLAELVVHPKPLAAQLGHILFSKVHPDGDYFREQFNLGFTRLKKVKTLADYLPDKLGVPWPEITATSVDKRN, from the coding sequence ATGAAAAAACGTTTGCTGCCAGCTCAGTTGTTCAAAAGTGCCATAATAAAACTGCTGATATTGTGGTGCCGGGTCTTGGCGGCTTCTTTTGCTCTGACGACCCATGCCGCAGCGGCTGCGGAGGGTGAGCCGCACCAGAAGGGGGCAAAGGGCAAAAACTCCATTGTTATCGTCACCGGGCAGTTTTCGCCTCTTATCGATGAAAGCCGTGCCGACAAGGGCCATATCTCCAGGTTAGTGACAGATATTTTTGCCCAGGCAGGCATAACTACCGAGTTCTTATTTGTGCCCTGGGGCAGGGCCCTGCGCATGGTGGAGTTGGGGCAGGAAGCCGCGGTGATGTATTATGATAAAAATGAGCAAAGGGCGGAATCTTTTACTTTCAGTGATCCTATGCTCTGGGATAACTGGGTGCTGTTTCATTTAAAAGAGAGGAATATTCATTGGCAGCGGCTGGAAGATCTGTCGGTATATAAAATCGGCGCTACCATCAGTTATACCTATACTCAAGAGTTTTACCACCTTGCCGATGAAAACGTACTCAGTGTCAGCTGGCATCCGTACGATATGCAGGGCTGGAAAATGTTACTGGCAGGGCGTCTTGATATTTTTGCGAATACCGAGTCGGCCTGGTATTACGTCAAACAGGAGTTTCCACCGCAAACCCTGGCGGAGCTGGTGGTCCACCCCAAGCCGCTGGCGGCGCAACTGGGCCATATTTTGTTTTCTAAAGTCCACCCGGACGGCGATTATTTTCGAGAGCAGTTTAATCTGGGGTTCACTCGGCTGAAAAAGGTGAAAACCCTTGCCGATTACCTGCCGGATAAGCTGGGGGTGCCCTGGCCGGAGATCACCGCAACATCGGTGGACAAACGTAATTAG